One Thermodesulfobacteriota bacterium genomic window, TCTTAATCCATTTATTATTTTGTATCAGTAGGTTTCTTAGGAGCCTGAAATTCGGATTCCCTTACTCTGTTATCTTCCTTTGGAGGCGTAATATCGATTTCGTCAGGCTCTTTCAAGGATCTTCTAAAACCCTTTATTCCCTTGCCAAGTGCAGAACCGAGGTCACCCAATCTACTTGGACCAAATATTAGGAGCAGTATTACAAGAATAATAACGAGTTCCCATACACCTAGTCCGCCAATCATGATTCTACCTCCGAGTATAAGCTACCGATTAGACCGCAGAATGTCAATATAGATTATTCTAACCAAATTATAACGAAATTTGTATCAATTTTATTTTTATCTGATCTTCCGTAATACATTTACCAGGTTGTTCTATCAACCACT contains:
- the tatA gene encoding twin-arginine translocase TatA/TatE family subunit; amino-acid sequence: MIGGLGVWELVIILVILLLIFGPSRLGDLGSALGKGIKGFRRSLKEPDEIDITPPKEDNRVRESEFQAPKKPTDTK